The following proteins are encoded in a genomic region of Ananas comosus cultivar F153 linkage group 25, ASM154086v1, whole genome shotgun sequence:
- the LOC109703566 gene encoding phytoene synthase 2, chloroplastic-like, whose translation MAITLHRVTSPAVGFSELRDGDVHRTFGRIFTSKYDRKIPRRKRGSNSCSLHADSKYACVGIEPANTANFPILSSLVANPAGEVAVKKVYDVVLKQAALVKRQLRSNADVKPDLAFPRTDSLLKEAYDRCREVCEEYAKTFYLGTLLMTPERRRAIWAIYVWCRRTDELVDGPNASHITPSALDRWEKRLEDLFAGRPYDMLDAALSDTVSKFPVDIQPFKDMIEGMRMDLKKSRYENFDELYLYCYYVAGTVGLMSVPVMGIAPESKATTESVYNSALALGIANQLTNILRDVGEDARRGRIYLPQDELAQAGLSEEDIFRGKVTGKWRNFMKSQIKRARMFFQEAEKGVTELSQASRWPVWASLLLYRQILDEIEANDYDNFAKRAYVSKAKKLLALPVAYGRSLISPTPRKQSRHAKV comes from the exons ATGGCAATTACGCTTCATCGAGTTACATCCCCCGCCGTTGGATTCTCCGAGCTCCGCGACGGCGATGTTCACCGAACTTTCGGGAGGATATTCACCTCAAAGTACGATAGGAAGATACCGAGGAGAAAACGCGGGTCGAATTCGTGCTCACTGCATGCCGATTCGAAGTATGCTTGCGTCGGGATCGAGCCCGCGAACACCGCGAACTTCCCGATCTTGTCGAGCTTAGTAGCCAATCCGGCAGGAGAGGTCGCGGTGAAGAAGGTGTATGATGTGGTGCTCAAACAGGCGGCGCTGGTGAAGCGGCAGTTGCGGTCGAATGCCGACGTGAAGCCCGACTTGGCTTTTCCGCGGACCGACAGCTTGTTGAAGGAAGCGTATGATCGGTGCCGAGAAGTTTGCGAAGAGTATGCTAAGACCTTCTACTTGG GGACACTTCTCATGACACCTGAAAGAAGAAGGGCAATATGGGCAATATATG TGTGGTGCAGGAGAACAGATGAGCTCGTAGACGGGCCGAACGCGTCTCACATTACGCCGTCAGCGTTGGATCGATGGGAGAAAAGGTTGGAGGATTTGTTCGCCGGCCGTCCGTATGATATGCTTGACGCCGCGCTCTCGGATACTGTTTCAAAGTTCCCTGTTGACATTCAG CCATTTAAGGACATGATCGAGGGGATGCGAATGGATCTCAAGAAGTCGAGATACGAAAACTTCGATGAGCTCTACCTCTACTGCTATTATGTGGCGGGGACCGTCGGGCTAATGAGCGTTCCGGTGATGGGCATAGCCCCAGAGTCGAAGGCGACGACCGAGAGCGTTTACAATTCCGCTCTGGCTCTAGGAATCGCGAACCAGCTCACCAACATTCTTAGAGACGTTGGCGAAGA CGCAAGAAGAGGGAGGATCTATCTGCCCCAAGACGAGCTCGCGCAGGCCGGGCTTTCAGAGGAGGACATCTTCAGAGGGAAGGTGACCGGTAAATGGCGGAATTTCATGAAAAGCCAAATCAAGAGAGCCAGGATGTTCTTCCAAGAAGCAGAGAAAGGCGTGACCGAGCTCAGCCAAGCTAGTCGGTGGCCG GTGTGGGCTTCTCTGCTGCTGTATCGACAAATCCTCGATGAGATCGAGGCCAACGACTACGACAACTTCGCAAAGAGGGCTTATGTTAGCAAGGCAAAGAAGCTTCTGGCACTTCCTGTGGCTTATGGCAGATCACTGATAAGTCCTACTCCTCGAAAGCAGTCGCGCCACGCAAAAGTATAA